A region of the Pseudarthrobacter oxydans genome:
CCCGCGGGAGCTGCCGCAAGCACCATTAGGGCGCGCAGGCTGACGTCGGCGAAGGCGTTGATCTTCATGGCGGCGCGGCCGGTCTAGTCCACCCAGATCGCGGGCTCGCTGGCGTCGGCCGCCAGCTCCCCAAATTCCCATGTCTGGGTACCCGCGTTCGCCGAGTAAGGCAGCACGGCAGCAAAGACAGAGCCGTCGCGGTGCTCCGCCGCCACGTGGATGGCGTCCGAGTCCTCCTCCACCAGCAGGATGTCGCAGACCACGGCGGCAGCCCGGAAGTCCTCCCGGTTCTGCCGTAGCAAAGCTGTGAGGTCGCTGATCATGGCGTCGGCATCAAAGTCGCCGTCCGAACCTTCCGCGGCATCTGCCGGCGAGACGGCCACCAGCCGCACCTCGCCGTCGTTCTGGACGGTCAGGGCGAAGGGCAGGAAGCCGCCGCTGCGGTGGAGTTGCTCCTGGGCGGCACTGACGCCCGTGCCCAGGAGGTTCTCCAGATCCGTGGCGGTGGCTTCCGGCACCGAGCCGCGCCAGGAGCCCTGTTCTTCGGAGCCCGGCTCCGGGGTCTGTGTCACGCTTGCCTACGCCCGGACAATCGACAGGACCCGGTCCCGGACCCGTTCCATGGTGGCGCGGTCGGTCGCCTCGGCGTTAAGCCGGAGGAAAGGTTCGGTGTTGGACGGACGCAGGTTGAACCAGTAGCTGCCGTCATTGGCCGTGAACGTGCTGCCGTCCAGGGTGTCGATGGTGATGTCCTCGTCCGCGAAGGCAGCGCGTACGCGCTCGACGGCGGCGGGCTTGTCGTCGACCTCGGAGTTGATCTCGCCCGAGCTGACGTACGGCTCGTACTCGCGGCCCAGTTCCGAGAGGGGGCCGTCCTGTTCGCCCAGGGCTGCCAGGACGTGCATGGCCGCCAGCATGCCCGTGTCCGCGTTCCAGAAGTCACGGAAGTAGAAGTGGGCTGAGTGCTCCCCGCCGAAGACCGCGCCTTCCTCCGCCATGACCGCCTTGATGAAGGAGTGGCCCACGCGTGTGCGGACTGCCCGGCCGCCGTCGTGCTCCACGAGCTCTGACACGGCGCGCGAAGTGAGGAGGTTGTGGATGATCGTGGGGGTTGCCTCGCCCAGGGCCTTGGCGCGGGCAATCTCGCGGCGCGCCACCATGCCGGTAATGGCCGACGGCGACACGGGCTCGCCCTTCTCGTCCACCACGAAGCAGCGGTCGGCGTCACCGTCGAACGCCAGGCCGATGTCCGCACCGTGTTCCACCACTGCCGCCTGCAGGTCGCGGAGGTTCTCCGGTTCCAGCGGGTTCGCAGGGTGGTTGGGGAAGGAACCGTCCAGCTCGAAGTAGAGGGGGACGATGTCCAGGGGCAGCTTGGGGAGCAGGGTGTCGCCCAGCACTGCAGGGGTGGTGAGGCCTGCCATGCCGTTGCCGGCGTCCACAACAACCTTCAGCGGCCGGGAACCGGACAGGTCCACGAGCTTGCGGAGGTATTCGGAATAGTCCTTGAGGACGTCGCGGACACCGATGAGGCCGCGCTTCGCCGCGGCCGGGATGGTGCCGGTGTTGAGGTACTGCTCGGCGAGGGCCTGGATGTCCTTAAGGCCGGATTCGGAAGAAATGGGAACGGCTCCGGCCTTGGACATCTTGATGCCGTTGTAGCCGGCCGGGTTGTGGCTGGCGGTGAAGGTGGCGCCGGCACGGTTCAGGTAACCGCAGGCGAAGTACAGTTCGTCCGTGGAAATCAGGTCCAGCAGCTCAACGTTGGCGCCGCGGGTGGCTGCGCCGTTGGCGAAGGCCTTGCTGAATTCCGGGGAGGACGGGCGCATGTCGCCGCCCACCAGGATGGTCTGGCCTTCGAGCTGGAGGACGTCCACGAAGGCGGCGCCCACGGCTTCGACGATTTCGGCGGTGATGGACTCGCCCACGATGCCACGGACGTCGTACGCCTTGAAGGATGCCGAAAGGTCAAAAGTCGTTGTCTGTTCGCTAGTCACGGGCTTTATCTTACGTGGGCCGCGGAAGTGGCTGTGGAGGACGGGTGGGGGCCGGCGTATGTGACGCGAAGCTGCGGTGGCGGGGTTTCCACATAGGGCGCTCCGGTGTGCCTCGTGTCGGAGGCGGCTGGGATACTGAATCAATGGTCGATAACCAGCACGCCACCAACCTCATTGAACCCGCAACCGTTCCTGAACCGGCAAATGCCGGCGTCCTTCCTTCTTCGGCAACCCACGCGCAGGCGCTCGCCGTTCTCCGTGAGCTGGTGGGCAACCCGGCGGCCGGTTTCCACGAGGGCCAGTTTGAAGCCATCGAGGCACTGGTGGATGACGGCCGTAGGGCTTTGGTGGTGCAGCGTACGGGTTGGGGAAAATCGGCAGTCTATTTCGTGGCCTCCCTGCTCCTGCGCCGCCGCGGGGCCGGACCCACGCTTATCGTGTCGCCACTCCTCGCCCTCATGCGGGACCAGGTAGCCGCGGCTGCCCGGGCAGGAGTGCGTGCCGTGGCCATCAACTCCGCGAACCAGCTGGAATGGGACACCGTCCGCGAACAGCTCGCCGCTGACCAGGTGGACGTCCTGCTCGTGTCCCCGGAACGGCTGACCAACCCCTCCTTCCGCGAAAACCAGCTTCCCGAACTTATCCGGCGCACAGGCCTGCTGGTCATCGACGAGGCACACTGCATCTCAGACTGGGGCCACGACTTCCGGCCCGACTACCGCAGGATCGCCGACCTGATAACCCAGTTGCCGGATTCGGTTCCCGTGCTGGCCACCACAGCCACCGCCAACTCCCGGGTGGTTCACGACATCGAAGAGCAGCTCGGCGCCGGCGTCCTCACCATCCGTGGTGCGCTGGGCAGGGATTCGCTGCGGCTGGGAGTCCTGTCACTTCCTGATGCCAAGCAGCGCCTGGGCTGGCTGTTGACGCATCTGGCCGACCTTCCCGGCAGCGGCATCATCTATACGCTGACGGTGTCCGCGGCGGAGGACACAGCGCGCCTCCTGGCGGAGGCCGGCCACGAGGTGCTGGCCTATACCGGGCGCACGGACCCCGCAGACAGGGAACGCGCCGAACAGCTCCTGAAGGACAATGAGGTCAAGGCGCTGGTTGCCACGTCCGCGCTAGGCATGGGTTTTGACAAGCCCGATCTCGGCTTCGTGGTCCACCTCGGAGCGCCGTCCTCGCCGGTGGCTTACTACCAGCAGGTTGGGCGTGCCGGCCGTGGGGCGGCGAACGCCGATGTCCTGCTCCTGCCGGGTGCCGAAGACCGGGACATCTGGCAGTACTTCGCCACGGCTTCCATGCCGTCGGAGGAAAAAGCCGCCGCCGTCCTCACGGCGCTCGCCGAAGCAGGCACCGCACTGTCCACAGTTGCCTTGGAAGCCAGGGTGGACCTTCGACGCACTCCGCTGGAACTGCTGTTGAAAGTCCTCTCAGTGGATGGCGCCGTGGAGCGGGTGGGCGGTGGATGGCGGTCAACTGGCCGGCCCTGGGCATACGACGCCGAGCGGTACCGGCGGATAGCTGAGGCCCGCGTGGACGAGCAGGACTCCATGGTGATCTACCAGGACACTGCCGGCTGCCGGATGGAATACATCACGTCCGTGCTTGATGACGAGACCGCCCACGCCTGTGGCAGGTGCGATAACTGCGCCGGCCGGTGGTTCCCGGCGGAGATTGCCGAGCAGGCCACCGCGGCGGCCGGCCAGACCCTCAGCAGGGCGGGCGGAGTACTGGAATCGCGGCTGCAGTGGCCCAGCGGCATGGACCGCCTTGGTGTTCCGGTGAAGGGGAAGCTCAAACCTGCAGAAGGAGTCTCCGAGGGGCGGGTCCTCGCACGGCTGACAGACCTGGGCTGGGGCGGGGCATTGCGGGAGCTGTTTGCGGCCGGCGCGGGGGACCGGCCCGTTGACCCGGGCATGCTTCAGGCATGCGTCCAGGTACTGCGCGAATGGGCCGGCGGTGACCCGCGCAACCCTGCGTGGAGCGGTGCCGGACGGCCGGCCGCCATTGTCAGCATCCCGTCGCGGGGCAAGCCTGAGCTGGTGGGGTCCCTTGCGAAGGGAATTTCGGAGATCGGACGCATCCCGTACCTCGGCGAGCTTCAGTTGGCCCACGGTGGCCCCACGGGAAACCGCGGGGGCAACAGCGCCTACCGGCTGGCGGGGGTGTGGGACCGTCTGGTGGTGGGGCCGGAGCTTGAGGCCGCGCTGGGCTCGTTGCAGGGCGGCAGCGTGATGCTGGTCGATGACATCGTGGACAGCAGGTGGACGCTCACCGTGGCGGGCCGGGCTCTTCGCCAGGCCGGGGCTGGTGCTGTGCTTCCGCTGGTGCTGGCCCAGGCGGGCTGACTCTGGGCTCGCTAACCTAATCCGGCAGGGCTTGGACCCCGCAGGGCCTGGACGCGCTGCGCTTGGACCCCGCAGGGCCTGGACGCGCCGCGCTTGGACCCCGCAGGGCCTAGACCCGCTGGGCCCCGCGCCGGCTGACTTCCGCTCCGGCATGCCGTGGCAGGAACAGGCTGTCCGCCGTGCTCGCCAGCATCAGCACCGCCATGGCGAGGAATGCGCCGCGGAAAGGTCCGGCGGAATGAGCTGGAAAGCTGTTGAGCCCGTCGAACAGCCGGATGAGCAAGGCCCCAATGGCAATGCCCGCAGCAGTGGCGAGCTGGACCAGGGTGGCAGACACAGTATTTGCCGAGGTGAGCTGCGCCGGCGCGATGTCGGCGTACTGGACCGACGCGTAGGCGGAGAACCCGATTGAGCGGAAGGCGCCGCTGCAGACCAGCAGGGCAAACGTCAGCGGCTCTGGCGTTTCTGCCGTGAGCAGGGCGCAGAGGATGAACGTGGCTGCAGAGGCAAGGGAGGCGAAGACGAGCATCGCCTTGAAGCCAAAGCGCCGGATCAGCGGCGTGGTGGCCGGCTTGATGCCGATGTTGCCGATGAAGACGGCCGCCACCATGGCACCTGCGTGCAGCGGGGACCAGCCGAACCCGGCCTGGAACATCAGCGGCAGCAGGAAAGGGACGGAGCTGATGGCCAGCCGGTAGGCGAACCCGCCGGTGGCCATCGCCCTGAACGTGCGGGTGCTGAACACCCCGAGGTCAAAGAGTGGATTGGGGGTCCTGCGCATCCAGAACACGGCGCAGGCTGCAGCCGTCACGCCGAAACCTGCGCTCAGGGCCGCCCAGGGGGCGGCAGGATGGGCGCTCACCAGTTCAAGGCCAGCCACCAGGGCGCCCACGCCCAGCGTGGTAAGGGACAAGCCCACCCAGTCCAGCCGCCGTCCGCCGTCGCCCGCGGCAGCAGGAACCAGCCGGAGTGCCGCCAGCAGTGCGGCCACACCCAGCGGGAGGTTGATCAGGAAGATCCAGTGCCAGGAAAGATAGGTGGTCAGGGCCCCGCCTACCAGCGGTGCGAGCACTGGCGCCAGGAGCCCGGGCCACACCAGGAACGCAGTGGCGCGCAGGAGGTCCGCCTTCGGCGTCCCGCGAAGGACCAGCAGGGTTCCCACCGGCACCATCATGGCGCCGCCGAATCCCTGCGCGGTCCGGCTGAGGGTGAGGGCAACCAGGTCCTGGCTGAGCGAACAGGCCAGGGATGCTGCCGTGAAGATCGCAATGGCAAGGCAAAAGATGCGTCGGGCACCAAAGCGCTCAGCCAGCCAGCCGCTGAGCGGGATACCCATGGCAACGGTCAGCAGGTACGCCGTCATGGTGATGTTGACGTCCGCGGCGGGCACCCGGAAGTCGGCAGCGATGTTGGGGATGGCCGTGGTGAGGACTGTGCCGTCAAGGAACTCCATGAAGAAGGTGGCGGCCACCAGGAGCGCCAGGCGGGGGCTCCACGCCTGCACCGTGCCGTGCGCCTCATCCACCGTGTCGCTTGCTGCCATCCGACAATCCTGCCACCGCCGGGACGGGCAAGGCGCCGGGTGTCCGTCCCACGGACGGATACGTCCGGGGCGTTGAACCTGCCGGGGAACGCAAAAGGCCCCGGTCCAGGACCGGGGCCAAACGCGGAGACGGGGGGATTTGAACCCCCGGTGGAGTTGTGCCCCACACTTCATTAGCAGTGAAGCCCATTCGGCCGCTCTGGCACGTCTCCAATTGCTATTCCTAGCCCACCAAGGATACGCAGAACGGGGCATGCAGTGCAAAACGGATCGCCCGGGCCTCCAAAGGACTCCCCGGCTGCCCGGTGCGGGCTTCACCCCGGCGGCTGTCCGCCCCGGACCATCCTGATTTCGCGAAGGTCTTCCCACCCGGGAATCACGTCGGCGGCGCCGTCAGGTTCAAACCCGAAGTGCCGGTAGAAGCCAATGGCGCGCTGGTTGTCGGCGGCCACCCACAGGCTCGCCGCCTCATTGCCCAGCGCTGCCGCCAGGAGGCGGCGGCCCAGGCCCAGCCCCTGGTGCGACGCCAGCAGGTACAGCCCCCACAGTTCCAGGTCCCCGGACGACGGCGGCGCAAACCCGTGCGACGCGGCCCCAGGCTCCCTGCGGATGCCGGCAAACCCAACTACCGTGCCGCCGTCGGACGCCACCCAGGCATGCGCGGGTTCGGCGGCTTCCAGCAGGTGGCGCCACAGCTGCAGCCGCGAACCGGTCTTCTGCGAGGCCAGGAACCCGTCGGACAGCATCCCGCGGTAGGTCTCCTGCCAGCAGAGGACGTGAACCTCGGCCAGCCGCTCCACGTCGGAGGCCGCCGCCCGCCGCACCTCGAGCGCCATCGCTACGAGGCCCCGCCCGCCAGTGCCTTCCACAGGAAGTGCTGGCTGCGGGCCTGCAGCGCCGCAGCCTGCCGGTTGTCCGACGCCCCTGCGTGGCCGCCCTCCAGCGCCTCGTGGAACCAGACGTTGGGGATGCCCATGGCCAGCATGCGGGCTGCCATTTTGCGCGCCTGGACGGGGCCAACCCGGTCGTCGGAGGTGGCCGTCCAGATAAACGTTTCCGGGTACTCAACCCCGTCCTTGAGCAGGTGGTAGGGGGAAAAGGTCTTGATGTACTCCCACTGTTCCGGGACGTCAGGGTCGCCGTATTCGGCAATCCAGGAGTGCCCGGCCGAAAGCCTGGTGTAACGGCGCATGTCCAGCAGCGGCACGCCGCATGAGACAGCTCCGAAAAGCTCCGGGTACCGGGTAAGCATGTTGCCTACCAGCAGCCCCCCGTTGGACCCGCCGACGCAGCCCAGCCGCTCCCGTGAGGTGACTCCCCGGGACAGAAGATCCCTCGCAACGGCCGCGAAGTCCTGGTACGCCTTGTGCCGATTCTCCTGCAGCGCCGCCCGGTGCCACGACGGCCCGTATTCGCCGCCGCCGCGGATGTTTGCCACGACGTAGACGCCGCCCCGGGAGTGTGGTGCCCCGCCGTCCGCGTTTGGCGCACCGGACGTGCGCCGTTCCAGCCAGGCCCTGCCCACCGTGCCGCTGTACGCCGGCGTGCGCGAAACCTCGAATCCGCCATATCCGGAAAGCTGGGTGGGGTTCTGCCCGTCCAGGGCCAGGTCCCGGGAAGCCACCTGGAAATACGGAACCCGGGTCCCGTCGTCGGACACGGCGAAGTGCTGCTGCACTTCATAGCCGCCGTCATCGAAGAACGACGGCGACGCCTTGACCACCGCGTGCCGGCTCACCACGCCGGGGGGACCGGACGCCGCACGCTCCAAGCTGCCGCGCAGCAGCGTGGTAGGGGTGGTAAAGCCCGTGGCGACGAGCCAGAAGTCGTTGCCCGCACCGCCGTCGGCCTCGTCTTCGTCGTCCACTGCATAGGCGTTGACGTCATGCAGCGGCGGGCAGGCATCCAGCGGCGACGACGCCCACGCGGCCTGGGCATTGTGCGTTGGCCGGAAGGGATCCAGCACCCGGATTTCGGAGGACACGTCCTTCAGGAGGTTCAGCAGCAGGAAGTCCCGGGTCCAGCTCCAGGACTGCAGGGACGTATTCGCATCCGGGGTGAACAGCACGGCCAGGTCGGCTGAACCGGCCAGGTAATCCTCGAACCGGGCAGCGAGGAGCGAGCCCGCCGGGTACGTTGACGTGCCAAGCACCCAGTCCTGGCGCGGCCGGAACAGCAGCCATTCCCGATGCGCGCTGACATTCACATCGGTGGGCACGTCGATCTGGACCCAGGATCCTTCACGCAGCACCAGGTTCCTGCGGTTGAAGAAATCGATGTAGTCAACGGCGAAGGTGCGCTCAAAACCGGGGGTGGAATCGTGGGCAACCACGGCCATCATGTGGTGCTCGGGGACCTCGAACAGCCGCGGCGCTCCGGCCAGGGAATCCCCGCGTTTGAGCGTGACGGCCGTCCGGGCGTAGGAGGAAGCGGTCTTCGGCAGCCCGTCGGCGGTGGAGGCCACCAGCAACGTTTCCGCGTCCAGCCAGGAAACGTTTCCCTTCGCCGTCGGCAGGTCAAAACCGCCCTGGGCGGGGTCCACGAAAGTCCTGCCCTCCACGTCGAATTCGCGGTACCGGTTGGCGTCGCCGCCGTCGGGGGAGAGGGCAAGAAGTGCATGCCGGTACGGTTCCCCGGAAGCGGGGCGCAGGAAGGTGGCGCCGTGGAAAACCCATTCCTGGCCCTCGGCTGCCGCCAGCGCGTCGACATCGAGCAGCACATCCCACTCGGGGGAATCCGTGCAGTAGCTCTCCCAGGTGGTGCGCCGCCACAGGCCCTTGGGGTTCTTCGCGTCCTTCCAGAAGTTGTAGTACCAGTCACCGCGCTTCCCCACCATGGCGATCCGGTCCGTGGAGTCCAGCACCTCCAGGATGCTGCCTTCCAGTCCGGCGTAGTCCGCGTCCTCCAGGAGGTCCTCCGTGCGCGAATTCTGCTCTTTCACCCAGGCAAGCTGTTCCTCGCCGTAAATGTCTTCGAGCCAGGCGTTTTCGTCAGTGGGCTCGGGCGCGATGTCCCGCGGGCCGGTTCCGGAGGGGTTGCCGGTTCCGGAGGCGGGCGCTGGATCAGCTTCAGTGGTGGTCATGCGCCCCATCCAAACAACACCGCGGACGGCTGGCAAGTCAAGCGTTCAGCCCACACTCTGTTTCCAGCCCGTACGCTGGAGGGCGTGGAAAAAACGCAGAGCATCCGGACCGCCATCATCGGCGCAGGTCCGCGGGGCACCAGCGTGCTGGAACGCCTGCTTGCCCGCCGTGCTGCGCAGACCGCTTCCGGTGCAGGAACGGTGCGTCTCCACATCGATGTCGTCGACCCCTTTCCGGCGGGCCCCGGGCACGTGTGGCAGCCGCAGCAGTCCCGGCTGTTCCTGATGAACACGCAGTCCTTCTACCCCACGCTGATCCCCGAGGACCCTGACCTGGCGCCGCCGGTCGCAGGAACCACCTTCGACCTGTGGCGGGCGCGCCAGCAGCGCAACCCCTCGCCGTCCCTAAGCGGGGAGGACCTCGCTGAACTGGCCGCCCTGGGCCCGAACGGCTTTCCCAGCCGGGCCCTCTACGGCCGTTACCTTCGCAGCACGCTGGAGGAGCTGACGTCCAAAGCGCCCGACGGCGTCACCATCGACTTCCACGAAACGTCGGCACAGTCCGTGCGCCCCGCGGGGGACGGAACGTTCGACGTCGGCCTGGCCACTGGAGACACGCTGCGCACCGACGCCGTGGTGCTTGCGTTGGGCCACGTCCCGTCCCGCCTGAACCCCGAACAGCGCGAACTGCAGGCGTCGGCCAAGCGGTTGGGCCTCCGATACTTCCCGCCGGCTGTACCTGCGGACGTGGACTGGTCCCTGGTTCCCGCAGGGGAGCCCGTCCTGGTCCGCGGCATGGGCCTGAACTTCTTCGACACCATGGTGCAGCTGACCGAGGGCCGCGGCGGAAAATTCATCAGCAACGGAACGGCGCTCCGGTACGAGCCGTCGGGCCAGGAACCGCGGATCATTGCCGCCTCCCGCCGGGGAACGCCCTACCGGGCGAAAGCTGCCCTGGACGGCTACTACCCGGCGTCGGTCACCCTGCGCTACTTCACCGAAGCGGCGCTGGAACGGTTCCGCACCGCAGGAATCCGCCCGGCGTTCGACCACGATTTCTGGCCGCTCCTGCACCGTGACGCTTTGTGGGCGTACTACTCCACCCTGGTGCGTTCCCAGCCGAACGCGGTACCGGATCCGGCGGCCTTCCTCGCCGCCCTTGATGAGGCGCTGCATCCGCACGCGCACAGTGCCGCGAACTGGGAAGACAGCGTGGAGAGCGTGCTGGCCGTGCACGTGGGGCCACGGCACCGGCTGGACCTGCCGGCGCTCGCCGCACCCCTTGCCGGACGATCCTTTGCCTCACGCACCGAACTCGATGCCGCCGTCGTCGACTACCTGCTGGACGACGCCCGCCGGTCCGCGCTCGGGGAAGATGACCCCGTGAAGATGGCCATTGGGGCACTCCACCACGGGCGCGCCGTGCTGAAGACAGCAGTGGCCGACGGCGGCATCACCGATGAATCCTGGGTGGCGGGACTGCGTGGCTGGTTCGAGTCGTTTGTGGAAGGACTCGCCAGCGGGCCTCCGGCCCTGCGCTCCGAGCAGCTGGCGGCGCTGGCCAGGGCGGGGGTGGTGAGCTTCGTGGGTCCAGACCCCAAGTTCTCAGTGGACCGGAAGAACGCCGCCTTCACGGCGTCGTCACCTTGGGTGGCCGGAGCTCCGGTGGCTGCCCGGACCATGGTGGAGGCGCTCGCGCCCGGTAACCGGGTCTCGGCCAGTGATTCGCCGGTGCTGGAGCAGCTGCTGGCGGACGGCCTGGTCCGGCCGCGGCTGATGATGACGGTGGAGGGTGCCCCCGTACAGTCCACCGGCCTGGATGTGGTGCCGCATCCCTACCGTCCCGTGGCAGCCAACGGCTCGGTGACCGGAGGCCTGTACGTGCTGGGACTCCAGCTCTCATCGGTCCAATGGGGCACGGCCATCGCCGCCGAGGCCATCCAGCCCGGCGGCCCAAACTACCGCAGTGGCCAGCGGACCCTTCGCGACGCGGACGAAATCGCCGGGGCAATACTCGCGCTGTAACTGCCCGGAGGTTGCTTCAAGCAGTCGGAACCCGGCGCCCGCAGGCTTTTGCCGGCAAAACGAAGGACCCCTGCCGGCCAGCATGCTGGCGGACAGGGGTCCTGTTTCGCGGAAGGTAAGAGATTCGAACTCTTGGTACGGGGTTACCGCACACTAGTTTTCAAGACTAGCTCCTTCGGCCGCTCGGACAACCTTCCTCACCCAGTAGTGTTTCATAGGCACTTGCCTGCAACAAAACAGAACCCGGAACGCGTCCGGTGCACACTGGTTGCACGCAGTATTCAGTCAGAAACGGGAGTGTTCCATGAAAGGCGTCTACATTTCGGAGCCTGGCGGCCCGGAAGTTCTGGAGGTCCGCGAGGTGGAGGCCCCGGTACCGGGTCCCGGAGAGGTGCTCATCGACGTCGTGGCGGCCGGCCTGAACCGGGCGGACGTGCAGCAGCGGAGGGGTTTGTACCCGCCGCCTCCCGGCGCATCGGAAATTCCGGGCCTTGAAGTATCCGGCCGGATCGCCGGGTTCGGTCCCGGCGTCACAAAGGCATTCTCCCTCGGTGACAAGGTGGTGGCGCTGCTGGCCGGCGGCGGGTATGCGCAGCAGGTGGCGGTCCCGGCCGAGCAGGTCCTTCGGGTGCCCGACGGCGTTGACCTGGTGACCGCGGCCGCCCTTCCCGAGGTTGCGGCCACTGTCTACTCCAACCTGGTGATGACGGCCCAGCTGCAGGCAGGCGAGACCGTCCTGATCCACGGGGCAACGGGCGGGATCGGCACCATGGCCATCCAGCTCGCCAAGGCGCTCGGCGCCAAGGTTGCCGCAACTGCAGGATCCGACGAAAAAGTGAGCACGGCGAAAGCCTTCCTGGGGGCCGACATCGCCATCAACTACGCCGAGGAGGACTTTCCGGAAAGCCTTCGCCGCCAGAACGGGGGCAAGGGCGCAGACGTGATCCTCGACGTCGTGGGCGCCAAGTACCTGGCCCAGAACGTGGACGCGCTCGCTGACTACGGACGCCTGGTGGTGATTGGACTTCAGGGCGGAAGGAAGGGGGAGCTCGACCTAGGGCAGCTGCTGAAGAAGCGCGCCGCCGTCGTGGCCACCGCCCTGCGGCCGCGGCCGGTAGCGGAAAAAGGCGCCATCATGAACGCCGTCCGCGACGCCGTGTGGCCGCTGGTCAGCAACGGATCGGTCAGGCCGCTGGTGGCAAAGACGTTCCCGCTGGACCAGGTGCGCGCCGCCCACCGGTATTTCGACACCGGCGACCACGTGGGCAAGGTCCTGTTGGTCATGTAGGTCCGGCACACCGACGCCCGCCAAGTACAAGGAACAGCATGTCCATCCGCCACAGCCTCCTCGCCCTGTTGGAGGACCAGCCCCGCTACGGCTACCAGCTGCGGGTTGAATTCGAGAACCGCACCGGTGCCACCTGGCCTTTGAACATTGGGCAGGTGTACACCACGCTGGACCGGCTGGAACGCGATGCGCTGGTGGCCAGGGACGGCGACGACGGGAACGGCCACGTGGTGTACAGCATCACCGCAGCCGGCAGGACCGAAATCCGGAACTGGTTCGCGGCACCGGTGGAGCGGAACAACCCGCCCCGCAACGAACTGGCCATCAAGCTGGCGCTGGCCGTCACCCTGCCCGGCGTCGACGTCAAGGCCGTCATCCAGAGCCAGCGGGTGTCCTCCATGAAGTCGCTGCAGGACTATTCGAAGGCCCGCCGGGACATGGCGCTGAACCAGCGCGCCGGTGACACCGCGTCGCTGCTGGTCCTGGACTCACTCATCTTCCAGGCGGAGGCGGAAGTCCGGTGGCTGGACTTGTGCGAGGCCAGGATGATCCAGCAGGGACAGGGGAAATAGGTCACACAATTGGGTCTTTTTGAATGACCCGGACAGGCATACCGTAAGTCCCAGGAACCGTCCGGCCGGGCGGTGGAACAAACGGAGGAAGCTCATGACAACGCACGTCGCCGACTGCAGCGTAACGAACTGTTCCTTTAATGACCACACCAACTGCA
Encoded here:
- a CDS encoding FAD/NAD(P)-binding protein; the encoded protein is MEKTQSIRTAIIGAGPRGTSVLERLLARRAAQTASGAGTVRLHIDVVDPFPAGPGHVWQPQQSRLFLMNTQSFYPTLIPEDPDLAPPVAGTTFDLWRARQQRNPSPSLSGEDLAELAALGPNGFPSRALYGRYLRSTLEELTSKAPDGVTIDFHETSAQSVRPAGDGTFDVGLATGDTLRTDAVVLALGHVPSRLNPEQRELQASAKRLGLRYFPPAVPADVDWSLVPAGEPVLVRGMGLNFFDTMVQLTEGRGGKFISNGTALRYEPSGQEPRIIAASRRGTPYRAKAALDGYYPASVTLRYFTEAALERFRTAGIRPAFDHDFWPLLHRDALWAYYSTLVRSQPNAVPDPAAFLAALDEALHPHAHSAANWEDSVESVLAVHVGPRHRLDLPALAAPLAGRSFASRTELDAAVVDYLLDDARRSALGEDDPVKMAIGALHHGRAVLKTAVADGGITDESWVAGLRGWFESFVEGLASGPPALRSEQLAALARAGVVSFVGPDPKFSVDRKNAAFTASSPWVAGAPVAARTMVEALAPGNRVSASDSPVLEQLLADGLVRPRLMMTVEGAPVQSTGLDVVPHPYRPVAANGSVTGGLYVLGLQLSSVQWGTAIAAEAIQPGGPNYRSGQRTLRDADEIAGAILAL
- a CDS encoding NAD(P)H-quinone oxidoreductase; amino-acid sequence: MKGVYISEPGGPEVLEVREVEAPVPGPGEVLIDVVAAGLNRADVQQRRGLYPPPPGASEIPGLEVSGRIAGFGPGVTKAFSLGDKVVALLAGGGYAQQVAVPAEQVLRVPDGVDLVTAAALPEVAATVYSNLVMTAQLQAGETVLIHGATGGIGTMAIQLAKALGAKVAATAGSDEKVSTAKAFLGADIAINYAEEDFPESLRRQNGGKGADVILDVVGAKYLAQNVDALADYGRLVVIGLQGGRKGELDLGQLLKKRAAVVATALRPRPVAEKGAIMNAVRDAVWPLVSNGSVRPLVAKTFPLDQVRAAHRYFDTGDHVGKVLLVM
- a CDS encoding PadR family transcriptional regulator — encoded protein: MSIRHSLLALLEDQPRYGYQLRVEFENRTGATWPLNIGQVYTTLDRLERDALVARDGDDGNGHVVYSITAAGRTEIRNWFAAPVERNNPPRNELAIKLALAVTLPGVDVKAVIQSQRVSSMKSLQDYSKARRDMALNQRAGDTASLLVLDSLIFQAEAEVRWLDLCEARMIQQGQGK